The following coding sequences lie in one Halalkalicoccus subterraneus genomic window:
- a CDS encoding heterodisulfide reductase-related iron-sulfur binding cluster — protein MQVLQTGGEITRETFWQIGPLGKGMFYFLSAVALLVFGYGVYARFARYTGGDADPRDRLDNLGSRVVTAARIVGSNEKQFDRDLYGGLMHTFVMWGFLVLLIGTTILFIDMDFYRPLTGESFWVGEFYLAYALVLDAFGLLFVVGLGMAMYRRYVVRNERLWGKHTSLEDDAFVWTLFLLGVGGFLVQGIGMVGQEIRAEETVSFVGVFTAGLLEAGGLTPAGAAAVYPWVWWHHSLLALAFVAWVPYAKPFHMLSSFANVVARDEKAGRVLPNVPADLDATNAESIDDFTWKELLDQDACTKCGRCSSVCPAKASGRPLDPRDVILDLKGYRESLDAGSEDRPIIADGGASVIDAETMESCMACMACMDACPVEIEHLSSFTRMNRQLTDQGDVDSNVQSVFQDVMQKGNTFGEPQRKRAKWTEELEFDIADAREEDVEYLWYVGDYPSFDDRNKRVARSLAKLFEQADVSFGILFDDEKYDGNDVRRVGEEFLYLELAGHHVETFEECAFEKIVCTDPHSYNTMKNEYPEIDFEEFADDPMMPFEYEERWNAEGEIEVLHWTQAVEDLVREGRLGLSGTELNYTVTYHDPCHLGRYNDEYEAPRELVQATGCDLHEMPRNRADSFCCGGGGGGLWMEFDEDPKPSEERLREALEDTEAGGAVEKFVVACPMCTTMFEDGRKTGGFEEELEVVDVAELLIEAVESKREVAAD, from the coding sequence ATGCAGGTCCTCCAGACCGGCGGGGAGATCACCCGCGAGACGTTCTGGCAGATCGGCCCTCTCGGAAAGGGGATGTTCTACTTCCTCTCCGCGGTGGCACTTCTGGTCTTCGGCTACGGCGTCTACGCGCGCTTCGCCCGCTACACCGGTGGCGACGCCGACCCCCGCGACCGCCTCGACAATCTCGGATCGCGGGTCGTGACCGCCGCGCGGATCGTCGGCTCGAACGAGAAGCAGTTCGACCGCGACCTCTACGGCGGGCTGATGCACACCTTCGTCATGTGGGGCTTTCTCGTTCTCCTGATCGGGACGACCATTCTCTTCATCGACATGGACTTCTACCGACCCCTCACCGGCGAGTCGTTCTGGGTCGGGGAGTTCTATCTGGCCTACGCGCTCGTCCTCGACGCCTTCGGGCTGCTGTTCGTCGTCGGCCTCGGCATGGCGATGTACCGGCGATATGTCGTCCGCAACGAGCGCCTGTGGGGGAAACACACCAGTCTGGAGGACGACGCGTTCGTCTGGACGCTCTTTCTCCTCGGCGTCGGCGGCTTTCTCGTTCAGGGTATCGGGATGGTCGGCCAGGAGATCCGTGCCGAGGAGACCGTGAGCTTCGTCGGCGTCTTCACTGCCGGTTTGCTCGAAGCGGGCGGGCTCACCCCCGCGGGCGCGGCCGCCGTCTATCCGTGGGTCTGGTGGCACCACTCGCTCCTCGCGCTGGCCTTCGTCGCGTGGGTTCCGTACGCCAAGCCCTTCCACATGCTTTCGTCCTTTGCGAACGTCGTGGCCCGCGACGAAAAGGCGGGGAGGGTCCTGCCGAACGTTCCGGCGGACCTCGACGCCACCAACGCGGAATCCATCGACGATTTTACCTGGAAGGAACTGCTCGACCAGGACGCCTGCACCAAGTGCGGGCGCTGTTCGTCGGTCTGTCCCGCGAAGGCATCCGGACGGCCGCTCGACCCGCGCGACGTGATTTTGGATCTCAAGGGCTATCGGGAGAGTCTCGACGCCGGAAGCGAGGACAGACCCATCATCGCGGACGGCGGAGCCTCGGTGATCGACGCCGAGACGATGGAGTCCTGTATGGCCTGCATGGCCTGCATGGACGCCTGTCCCGTCGAGATCGAGCACCTCAGTTCGTTCACCAGAATGAACCGCCAGCTCACCGACCAGGGCGACGTCGATTCCAACGTACAGAGCGTCTTCCAGGACGTAATGCAGAAGGGCAACACGTTCGGGGAACCCCAGCGCAAACGGGCAAAGTGGACCGAGGAGTTGGAGTTCGACATCGCGGACGCCCGCGAGGAGGACGTCGAATACCTCTGGTACGTCGGGGACTACCCGAGCTTCGACGACCGAAACAAGCGGGTCGCACGTTCGCTCGCAAAACTGTTCGAGCAGGCCGACGTCTCCTTTGGCATCCTCTTCGACGACGAGAAATATGACGGTAACGACGTGCGCCGGGTCGGCGAGGAGTTCCTCTATCTCGAACTCGCCGGCCACCACGTCGAGACGTTCGAAGAGTGTGCGTTCGAGAAGATCGTCTGTACGGATCCACACTCGTACAACACGATGAAGAACGAGTACCCCGAGATCGATTTCGAAGAATTCGCCGACGACCCGATGATGCCCTTCGAGTACGAGGAGCGGTGGAACGCCGAGGGGGAGATCGAGGTGCTGCACTGGACCCAAGCGGTGGAAGACCTCGTCCGCGAAGGACGGCTCGGACTCTCGGGGACGGAACTCAACTACACGGTCACGTACCACGACCCCTGCCACCTCGGGAGATATAACGACGAGTACGAGGCTCCACGCGAACTCGTGCAGGCGACTGGGTGTGACCTCCACGAGATGCCGCGCAACCGGGCGGATTCGTTCTGTTGTGGCGGCGGCGGGGGCGGCCTCTGGATGGAGTTCGACGAGGACCCCAAACCCAGCGAGGAACGCCTCCGGGAGGCCTTGGAGGACACCGAAGCCGGAGGAGCAGTCGAGAAGTTCGTCGTCGCCTGCCCGATGTGCACCACGATGTTCGAGGACGGGCGGAAGACCGGCGGGTTCGAGGAGGAACTCGAGGTCGTCGACGTGGCCGAACTGCTGATCGAGGCCGTCGAGTCGAAGCGGGAGGTCGCGGCGGACTAA
- a CDS encoding TIGR00725 family protein, producing MRISVIGGGTIGDEDTTVARRVGELLGERGHTLVCGGRTGVMEAACRGAKEEGGDTIGILPSTDPNEANDYVDVPIVTGIGNARNVLVALNGEGVIAIDGSYGTLSEIAHALDFGRSVAGLGTHDVAGVQAVASPEAAVKYVEDA from the coding sequence ATGCGAATCAGCGTCATCGGCGGCGGGACGATCGGCGACGAGGACACTACGGTCGCCCGTCGGGTGGGCGAACTGCTCGGCGAGCGCGGGCACACGCTGGTCTGTGGCGGTCGAACCGGCGTCATGGAGGCGGCCTGCCGCGGCGCGAAAGAAGAGGGGGGAGACACCATCGGCATCCTGCCCAGCACCGACCCGAACGAGGCCAACGACTACGTCGACGTACCGATCGTCACCGGGATCGGCAACGCCCGAAACGTCCTCGTGGCGCTGAACGGCGAGGGTGTAATAGCCATCGACGGCTCCTATGGGACGCTCTCGGAGATCGCTCATGCCCTCGATTTCGGCCGGTCCGTCGCCGGACTCGGAACCCACGACGTCGCGGGCGTTCAGGCCGTCGCCTCGCCCGAGGCTGCCGTGAAGTACGTCGAGGACGCTTAG